From one Thermodesulfobium sp. 4217-1 genomic stretch:
- a CDS encoding MCP four helix bundle domain-containing protein, with product MEWFSNLKIGKKLLLSFILIAIISGIMGIFGVIALKNVSQNSNNMYGNMTVPLERLLRISVAFDRVKLNSSEMVNAQSPNEIQDRIAKIKQDSANIDSLSKEFSTMTNSDQMRNLFQEFQASWSNYKNQLDKEIALVQANRNAEATALLSQNGDLGKAGVSTDNLLTKMKDMKLTHAKDMADINNATANNSSILMVILMLITLFLAILLGIVISKIISNPLKKTQELINEMSKGHFSNRLRLTANDEIGQMARALDAFSDEMQKVFIGALNKIAEGDLSLQILQKDDKDEITPAIKKTVENINALLLETNNLIQAT from the coding sequence ATGGAATGGTTTAGCAATTTGAAGATTGGAAAAAAATTGTTGTTAAGCTTTATATTGATTGCAATTATTTCAGGCATAATGGGAATTTTTGGCGTCATTGCTTTGAAGAACGTTTCTCAAAATAGCAATAATATGTACGGGAATATGACAGTACCCTTGGAGAGGCTATTAAGAATTTCGGTTGCATTTGACAGAGTTAAGTTGAATTCTTCTGAAATGGTTAATGCACAGAGCCCTAACGAAATTCAGGATCGTATTGCGAAAATTAAACAAGACAGCGCTAATATAGACTCACTTAGCAAAGAATTTTCTACTATGACCAATTCAGATCAAATGAGAAATCTTTTTCAAGAATTTCAGGCTTCCTGGTCTAATTATAAAAATCAGTTAGATAAAGAAATAGCCCTAGTCCAGGCGAACAGAAACGCTGAGGCTACAGCTTTGCTGAGTCAAAACGGAGATTTGGGCAAGGCCGGCGTGTCAACTGACAATCTTCTTACTAAAATGAAAGATATGAAGCTGACTCATGCAAAAGATATGGCAGATATTAATAATGCTACTGCTAACAATAGCAGCATCTTAATGGTAATTCTTATGCTTATAACTTTATTCCTAGCAATTTTATTGGGTATTGTTATTTCAAAGATTATCAGCAATCCTTTGAAAAAAACTCAAGAGCTTATAAATGAAATGTCAAAGGGACATTTTAGCAATAGGCTGAGGCTTACTGCCAACGATGAAATTGGTCAGATGGCAAGGGCTTTGGACGCTTTTTCTGATGAAATGCAAAAAGTTTTTATAGGCGCTCTAAATAAGATTGCTGAGGGCGATTTAAGCTTACAAATTTTACAAAAAGATGATAAAGATGAGATTACTCCTGCTATAAAAAAGACAGTTGAAAATATTAATGCACTTCTCTTAGAAACCAACAATCTTATACAGGCAACAAA
- a CDS encoding MBL fold metallo-hydrolase: MKVLNLVEGYKSHVYTSNVYLITGDFNSIPDVNTLIDAGRDPSIISKIKNASTGVGKKRVEQLILTHSHYDHVGMLGEIKKEFNPIVMAFSNLIDGIDVILRDGEVIKAGDASLEVIYMPGHSNDSILLYDKKNQILFAGDSPLIIKSTGNSYEDEFIRVFERVCSLKIRIIYFGHGGPLDRGVEAVLKKSLSMLKK; this comes from the coding sequence ATGAAGGTCTTAAATTTGGTCGAAGGGTATAAATCTCATGTCTATACATCTAACGTATATCTTATTACTGGAGATTTTAATAGCATACCAGATGTAAATACCCTTATAGATGCTGGCAGAGACCCAAGCATAATTAGCAAGATTAAAAATGCCTCTACAGGAGTGGGTAAAAAAAGAGTTGAGCAACTTATCTTGACACATAGTCATTATGACCATGTGGGCATGCTTGGCGAGATAAAAAAAGAGTTTAATCCTATAGTAATGGCATTTTCAAATTTAATCGATGGTATAGATGTGATATTGAGGGATGGGGAGGTTATAAAAGCTGGAGATGCAAGCCTTGAAGTTATTTACATGCCTGGTCATAGCAATGATTCTATCTTGCTCTACGACAAGAAAAACCAAATTTTATTTGCTGGAGACAGTCCTCTAATTATTAAATCTACTGGAAACTCATATGAAGATGAGTTTATAAGAGTTTTTGAGAGGGTTTGTTCTCTGAAAATAAGAATTATATATTTTGGGCATGGAGGTCCTCTGGATAGGGGTGTGGAGGCTGTTTTAAAGAAATCCCTTTCAATGCTAAAAAAATAA
- a CDS encoding CheR family methyltransferase, producing the protein MAFTYFFRDMQTLELIRDNCLKSLASRQRIKIWDAGCAMGPEPYSLSIIFRENVGYMYFRNIKIIATDIDQSQQFDKIILDGIYPREQVERIPKEILSKYFVDVDGGKYFQIIEEIRKSVSFRRHDLLTLKPIEENFDLILCKNVLLHFSYEERIKVLTMFYNSLNVGGFLAVEQTQKIPNEIENLFVPIVSNAQLFKKSETQAAKR; encoded by the coding sequence ATGGCATTTACATACTTTTTTCGAGATATGCAAACTCTGGAGCTTATCAGGGATAACTGTCTAAAATCTTTAGCATCAAGACAGAGAATCAAGATTTGGGATGCAGGGTGTGCTATGGGCCCAGAGCCATATTCTCTCTCTATCATATTTAGAGAAAATGTAGGGTATATGTATTTTCGAAATATCAAGATAATAGCTACCGACATAGATCAGAGTCAACAGTTTGACAAGATTATCTTGGATGGTATTTATCCACGAGAGCAGGTAGAAAGGATTCCGAAAGAGATACTCTCTAAGTATTTTGTTGATGTAGATGGTGGAAAATATTTTCAGATTATAGAGGAAATAAGAAAATCTGTTAGTTTTAGACGTCATGACCTTTTAACATTAAAGCCAATTGAGGAAAACTTTGATCTGATTTTGTGTAAAAATGTACTGCTTCATTTCAGCTATGAAGAAAGGATAAAAGTATTAACTATGTTTTATAATTCACTTAACGTTGGCGGTTTTTTGGCAGTGGAACAGACTCAAAAGATTCCTAACGAGATAGAAAATCTTTTTGTGCCAATAGTATCAAATGCCCAGCTATTTAAAAAATCTGAAACACAGGCTGCTAAAAGATGA
- a CDS encoding chemotaxis protein CheW, which yields MSQDTNQELDVNDDEDTQKGKFLTFSLGNEFYGIEIRYVVEIIGYQPITKVPDLPNYVKGIINLRGKIIPVMDVRLRFGKEFIEYNDRTCIIVIEVNDVSIGLIVDVVSEVISILDENIVEPPKLKKEGSRFVKGIGKVGDEVKLLLDCDKLLTEDDFEAIESAI from the coding sequence ATGAGTCAAGATACGAATCAAGAACTTGATGTTAATGATGATGAGGACACACAGAAGGGGAAATTTCTGACTTTTTCTTTGGGAAATGAATTCTATGGCATAGAAATAAGATATGTTGTTGAGATTATAGGATATCAACCTATTACTAAGGTGCCCGATCTACCGAATTATGTGAAGGGTATTATAAATCTGAGAGGGAAAATAATTCCTGTTATGGATGTGAGACTTCGATTCGGTAAGGAATTTATAGAGTACAACGATAGAACTTGCATAATTGTAATAGAAGTTAACGATGTGTCTATTGGTCTTATAGTGGACGTCGTTTCAGAAGTAATATCGATATTAGATGAAAATATTGTCGAGCCACCGAAGCTTAAAAAAGAGGGGAGTCGATTTGTGAAAGGTATTGGAAAAGTGGGGGATGAAGTAAAGCTCTTGCTTGATTGTGATAAATTGCTGACCGAAGATGACTTCGAAGCCATCGAGAGTGCAATCTGA
- a CDS encoding chemotaxis protein CheA: protein MTDDYKNDPMLEVYIFETSQMIEQLEQLLITSEDEGGYSTDVINEIFRIMHTIKGSSAMMLFDKVAELAHSVEDLFFFIRDQKPQGLDFSKVNDMVFSCLDFIKVELVKIKNGDEVDGDPSKLIGDLKILLSSISGQESVDKVIADKNDVQEVVQQYYISSARPQSEDVKKTFLAKIYFEKDCGMENLRAFSVLKLLDEVGDDYLYEPKNIDDDRSVEIIKTDGFKIYINTSKNFDEVQNILNNAIFVEKIDLSEIQNEEYEDKKNVETINIPENNPVKIPSPSCQVDVEKAEKEHVSLEHQNIINVSVSKLDKLMDLVGEMVIAEAMVVQNPDLKDLDLQNFYKSARQLNKITTELQDIVMAVRMVPLTGTFQKMNRTVRDMCKKLGKEVKLKLVGEETEVDKNIIEHISDPLMHLIRNSIDHGIEMPGYRESVGKPRAGTVTLEAKNSGSDVLIIISDDGNGLDREKILAKAQKNGILNKNPESLTEREIYNLIMLPGFSTNEEITEFSGRGVGMDVVRNNIDKVGGTIEVDSLAGSGTTIVLKIPLTLAIIDGMNLKVGDTRFTLPINTIKESFRPKDSDLIKDPNNVEMLMVRGQCYPILRMHSHFKIETDITSLSEGIIVMLEQDGKSICLFADELIGQQQVVVKSLPKYIKNLKHISELAGCTLLGDGSISLILDVNGLVAS, encoded by the coding sequence TTGACAGATGATTATAAAAACGATCCTATGTTAGAGGTATATATCTTTGAGACTTCTCAGATGATAGAGCAGTTAGAACAATTATTGATTACCTCTGAGGATGAGGGAGGGTATTCTACAGATGTAATTAATGAGATATTTCGTATAATGCATACGATCAAGGGCTCTTCAGCTATGATGCTCTTTGACAAAGTTGCAGAGCTTGCACACTCTGTAGAAGACCTGTTCTTCTTTATCCGAGATCAAAAACCTCAAGGATTGGACTTTTCAAAGGTAAACGATATGGTCTTTTCTTGTCTTGACTTCATAAAGGTTGAGCTAGTCAAAATAAAAAATGGTGATGAGGTAGATGGCGATCCATCTAAGCTGATTGGGGATTTGAAAATTCTTTTATCGAGCATTAGTGGACAAGAATCCGTGGATAAAGTTATTGCAGATAAAAATGATGTCCAAGAAGTCGTTCAACAATATTATATTAGCAGTGCAAGACCTCAAAGCGAGGACGTTAAAAAAACTTTTTTAGCTAAAATCTATTTTGAAAAAGATTGTGGTATGGAAAATTTGAGGGCATTTTCTGTATTGAAGTTGCTTGATGAAGTAGGCGATGACTATCTTTATGAGCCTAAGAATATTGATGACGATAGAAGCGTAGAAATTATTAAAACTGATGGTTTTAAGATTTATATCAATACGAGTAAGAATTTTGATGAGGTACAAAATATCCTAAACAATGCAATTTTTGTAGAAAAAATCGATCTTTCTGAGATACAAAATGAAGAGTATGAAGATAAAAAGAATGTTGAAACGATTAATATTCCTGAAAATAATCCTGTAAAAATTCCTTCACCATCTTGTCAGGTGGATGTTGAAAAAGCTGAGAAAGAACATGTCAGCTTAGAACATCAAAATATTATCAATGTTAGCGTCTCCAAGCTTGATAAGCTTATGGATTTGGTAGGAGAGATGGTAATAGCTGAGGCTATGGTTGTCCAGAATCCTGACTTGAAAGATCTTGATTTACAGAATTTCTATAAATCAGCAAGGCAGCTAAACAAGATTACTACTGAATTACAAGACATAGTAATGGCTGTTAGAATGGTGCCTTTAACAGGAACTTTCCAGAAGATGAATAGAACGGTAAGGGATATGTGTAAAAAGCTGGGAAAAGAAGTGAAGCTGAAATTGGTTGGTGAAGAGACTGAAGTTGATAAAAATATTATAGAGCACATTTCAGATCCGCTTATGCACTTGATTAGAAATTCAATAGATCATGGCATTGAGATGCCTGGTTATAGAGAATCAGTTGGAAAACCACGTGCTGGCACGGTAACCCTTGAAGCAAAAAATTCGGGTAGTGATGTGCTGATAATAATTAGTGATGACGGAAACGGCTTAGACAGAGAAAAAATTTTAGCAAAGGCGCAAAAAAATGGGATTTTAAACAAAAACCCAGAGTCCTTAACTGAAAGAGAAATATATAACTTAATAATGTTGCCAGGATTTTCTACAAATGAGGAGATTACTGAATTTTCAGGAAGAGGCGTGGGCATGGATGTGGTTAGAAACAATATAGATAAGGTTGGAGGAACCATTGAAGTAGACAGCCTTGCGGGTTCTGGCACTACTATAGTTTTAAAAATACCTCTTACTCTTGCGATTATAGATGGAATGAACTTAAAAGTAGGCGATACAAGGTTTACTCTGCCCATTAACACTATAAAAGAATCGTTCAGGCCAAAAGACTCTGATCTGATTAAAGATCCAAACAACGTAGAGATGTTGATGGTTAGGGGTCAGTGTTATCCCATATTGAGAATGCATTCACATTTCAAAATTGAAACTGATATTACCAGCTTATCTGAGGGGATAATTGTTATGCTCGAACAGGATGGAAAGAGTATATGTTTGTTTGCTGATGAGCTTATTGGACAGCAACAGGTTGTCGTAAAAAGTCTTCCAAAGTATATAAAAAATTTAAAGCACATTTCCGAGTTGGCTGGGTGCACATTACTTGGTGACGGGAGCATAAGCCTTATATTGGATGTGAACGGGTTAGTGGCAAGTTAA
- a CDS encoding response regulator, protein MKNVMIVDDTMFMRLSIRKMLEKYDFNIVGEAKNGLEAVELYKKLKPDIVTMDITMPEMSGIDALKNIISFDPKAKVVMISALGQETMVKEAIILGAKTFIVKPFQEERIIQTLNKLLGS, encoded by the coding sequence CTGAAAAATGTGATGATAGTAGATGACACTATGTTTATGAGGTTGTCTATTAGAAAAATGCTTGAAAAATATGATTTTAACATTGTTGGAGAGGCTAAAAATGGTCTTGAAGCAGTAGAACTATACAAAAAACTTAAGCCTGATATTGTAACAATGGATATTACAATGCCTGAGATGAGCGGTATTGATGCGTTGAAAAATATAATCAGCTTTGATCCGAAAGCAAAAGTAGTGATGATTTCTGCATTGGGTCAAGAAACCATGGTTAAAGAAGCTATTATTTTAGGCGCAAAAACATTTATTGTAAAACCTTTTCAGGAAGAGCGCATTATCCAGACTCTAAACAAGCTATTAGGTTCTTAA
- a CDS encoding TetR/AcrR family transcriptional regulator, with the protein MLSSLLHRRETLILTAIEIINEKEFGGLSTRELAKREGVSESAIFKHFKSKNDLIMAILDYFSQYDKAIMRSIENNKLDPVDSIYMFIDSFISYYENYPEITVIFNSYESLVSNDDFKQKIKEIFFERNNFLNSLIKDAIKKNRISLDIESEQLTDIIYGTLRGVIYKWRLLDYQFSLRSYFMAILKFILKAF; encoded by the coding sequence ATGTTATCAAGTTTGCTACATCGTAGAGAAACATTGATATTGACTGCAATAGAAATTATCAATGAAAAGGAATTTGGTGGACTCTCTACCAGAGAGCTTGCAAAAAGAGAGGGCGTGTCTGAATCTGCAATATTTAAGCACTTTAAATCGAAAAATGACCTTATAATGGCTATTTTAGATTATTTTTCTCAATATGATAAAGCAATTATGAGATCGATTGAAAATAATAAGTTAGATCCTGTGGACTCAATCTACATGTTTATTGATTCTTTTATCTCTTATTATGAAAATTATCCAGAGATAACTGTAATATTTAACTCTTATGAAAGCCTGGTTTCAAATGATGATTTCAAACAAAAAATAAAAGAGATCTTTTTTGAGAGAAACAACTTTCTAAATAGCTTGATAAAGGATGCAATAAAGAAAAATAGAATTTCTTTGGATATTGAGAGTGAGCAACTTACAGATATCATATATGGAACCTTAAGGGGGGTTATTTACAAATGGAGACTACTTGATTACCAGTTTTCGCTTAGAAGCTACTTTATGGCAATATTGAAATTTATTTTAAAAGCTTTTTAA
- a CDS encoding ATP-binding protein, with protein MKCTVCKEDAVVKIPRHNLKLCEEHFKEHIVYQTQRVIKHFGMLAKDDNILLAVSGGKDSLGLWLILKELGFNVKALHIIMPFGEYSEKSLEMVKSCAKKLDENPIYIEANNYLGIDFFKALKIYKKPICSFCGKIKRYILSTYATKNSYSTIATGHNLDDETAFLLGNVLHWHVEYLNKQGPVLESNQFMPKKVKPLVRITDEEMSFFAKISKIEYIEEKCPYSRDAKSIFFKNILNEIDEKMPGTKSFFYLQYIKNIKRTFFKESDEKLKGCKICHYQTYNDDTCFLCNIKSKMKRTENGH; from the coding sequence ATGAAGTGCACGGTCTGCAAAGAGGATGCGGTAGTAAAGATACCAAGGCACAACCTTAAGCTCTGCGAAGAGCACTTTAAAGAACACATTGTCTATCAGACACAAAGGGTCATAAAGCATTTTGGTATGCTCGCTAAAGATGACAATATACTTCTTGCTGTTTCAGGAGGCAAGGACAGTCTGGGGCTCTGGCTTATCTTAAAAGAACTTGGATTCAATGTGAAGGCTCTTCACATAATAATGCCTTTTGGTGAATATTCAGAAAAGTCTTTAGAAATGGTCAAAAGTTGTGCGAAGAAATTAGACGAAAACCCAATATATATTGAAGCAAACAATTATTTAGGCATAGATTTTTTCAAAGCCTTAAAAATATATAAAAAGCCGATTTGTTCCTTTTGCGGCAAGATAAAGAGATATATACTTTCAACCTATGCGACTAAAAATTCTTACTCCACGATAGCTACCGGTCACAACCTGGATGATGAGACGGCATTCTTACTTGGCAATGTATTGCACTGGCATGTTGAATATTTAAATAAACAGGGCCCCGTGTTAGAAAGCAATCAATTTATGCCAAAAAAGGTTAAACCCTTAGTTCGAATAACAGATGAAGAAATGAGTTTTTTTGCAAAAATCTCAAAAATTGAATATATTGAAGAAAAATGCCCTTACTCAAGAGACGCGAAATCAATATTTTTTAAAAATATACTAAATGAAATTGACGAAAAGATGCCAGGAACAAAGTCTTTCTTTTATCTACAATATATCAAAAATATAAAAAGGACATTCTTTAAAGAATCAGACGAAAAATTAAAAGGGTGCAAAATCTGTCATTATCAGACTTATAATGACGATACTTGCTTTTTGTGCAATATAAAATCAAAGATGAAAAGGACAGAAAATGGACATTAA
- a CDS encoding methyltransferase domain-containing protein, with protein MDINDNELIEAINQKGWKKIFQFDSKQKIQLQGGYISPEDILNSTEGEVLTASDGLKYHIFKPSIHDYIMYGIKRHTQIVYPKESGYIVLKLDIRSGKVVGEAGTGSGSLTLILSELVSEKGKVVTFEISKDFMNNAKRNIERFSKLQNITFINDDFGNSDYTDFFDSFFMDLKEPWFYFEKVNRALKSGGNFALIVPTTNQITQSINELESGNFLVDEIIEISHRKYKINPNRLRPEDIMTGHTGYLIFARKIR; from the coding sequence ATGGACATTAATGACAACGAATTAATTGAAGCAATAAATCAAAAGGGTTGGAAAAAGATATTTCAATTTGATAGCAAACAGAAAATACAGCTGCAAGGCGGATATATCAGTCCTGAAGATATATTAAATTCAACTGAAGGAGAGGTTCTTACTGCATCAGACGGCTTGAAATATCATATCTTCAAACCCAGCATACACGACTATATAATGTATGGAATAAAAAGACATACCCAAATAGTATATCCAAAAGAATCTGGATACATTGTCCTAAAACTCGATATTAGAAGCGGCAAGGTTGTAGGCGAGGCAGGTACAGGTTCGGGTTCCCTAACACTGATCCTCTCTGAGTTGGTTTCAGAAAAAGGAAAGGTAGTCACATTTGAAATAAGCAAAGATTTTATGAACAATGCCAAAAGAAATATAGAAAGGTTTAGCAAACTTCAAAATATAACCTTTATAAATGATGATTTTGGCAACTCAGATTATACAGATTTTTTTGATTCGTTTTTTATGGATCTAAAAGAGCCCTGGTTTTACTTCGAAAAGGTAAACAGGGCACTGAAAAGCGGAGGAAATTTCGCCTTAATAGTCCCAACTACAAACCAGATAACTCAATCAATAAATGAGCTTGAATCGGGCAACTTTTTAGTGGATGAAATAATAGAAATATCTCACAGAAAGTATAAGATAAATCCAAACAGACTAAGGCCAGAAGATATTATGACAGGTCACACAGGATATCTAATCTTCGCAAGGAAGATAAGGTAA
- a CDS encoding coenzyme F420-0:L-glutamate ligase: MKNRIPIKTHILGPEDDIVDVIKKYAKDKIDKNTIVVIAESPLAITQGRFYYPDYINIGYFAKRLCLFFPQIGSLASPFAMQLLINEVGLFRVLASFVIGSALKVFGQKGVFYKLCGKQSALIDDTAGTIQPYDKVIVMGPKDPDNTAEEISQALGGVGVAIVDANDLGVAWAVGCSKGIDPKEIESTMKDNPAGNADEQTPIVLIK, encoded by the coding sequence ATGAAAAACCGTATACCAATTAAAACTCATATTCTTGGGCCTGAGGACGACATTGTAGATGTAATAAAAAAGTATGCTAAGGATAAGATAGATAAAAATACAATCGTAGTAATTGCAGAAAGCCCTCTGGCTATTACTCAAGGCCGATTTTATTATCCCGATTATATTAATATAGGCTATTTTGCCAAGAGACTGTGCCTATTTTTCCCACAGATAGGCAGCCTGGCGTCTCCTTTTGCAATGCAGCTTCTAATAAATGAAGTAGGCCTTTTCAGAGTTTTAGCATCTTTCGTGATAGGTTCGGCGCTTAAGGTATTTGGCCAAAAGGGCGTGTTTTATAAATTGTGCGGCAAACAGTCTGCTCTAATAGATGATACGGCTGGCACTATTCAGCCATACGACAAGGTAATCGTAATGGGTCCAAAGGATCCTGATAATACTGCCGAAGAAATAAGCCAAGCGCTTGGCGGAGTTGGAGTGGCTATAGTGGACGCAAACGATCTTGGGGTAGCATGGGCTGTAGGGTGTTCAAAAGGCATTGATCCTAAGGAAATCGAGAGCACAATGAAAGATAATCCTGCAGGCAATGCTGATGAACAAACCCCAATAGTGTTGATAAAGTAG
- the ispD gene encoding 2-C-methyl-D-erythritol 4-phosphate cytidylyltransferase — MSVWSVIVAAGKGERFGSYKPLLKIEDKYMLEYSVETISKNNKIEGIVVVCLSNYIQTVRELLKKYDLVKYVVPGGTLRQDSVRKGILKVPEEVEFIMVHDAARPFVSSDIIVRSIDAALEKGSCVVCIGVNDTVKRVENGFIKETLDRKSIFLAQTPQIFKRKDLLDAFENAVAKRHIFTDESSLMEFQGTNPFMILGDTSNIKVTYPEDLLLAEKAVDNFEPLCDQEDAIEEKIFKKELNYFVGIGEDIHSFDKERPLYLGGVLIPFDKGLRGHSDADVLLHALIDALLGASGMDDIGTLFPDTDPKYQGISSLTLLHNVSALILNKGFKIQNIDMIIFAESPKIRPYKDEIISTISNTLNVDKRIVNLKGKTSEGLGFVGREEGIWAKAVVLLIKEEND; from the coding sequence GGTCGGTAATAGTAGCTGCTGGAAAGGGTGAGAGGTTTGGCTCTTATAAGCCCTTGTTAAAAATTGAAGACAAATATATGCTCGAATATTCTGTCGAGACTATTTCAAAGAATAATAAAATTGAGGGAATAGTAGTTGTCTGTCTATCTAATTATATCCAAACTGTTAGGGAATTGTTAAAAAAATACGATCTGGTAAAATATGTAGTTCCTGGCGGCACACTGAGACAGGATAGCGTGAGAAAGGGCATATTAAAAGTTCCTGAAGAGGTAGAGTTTATAATGGTTCATGACGCTGCAAGACCTTTTGTGAGCAGCGATATAATAGTCAGATCTATAGACGCAGCGCTTGAGAAGGGCTCTTGTGTGGTATGTATTGGTGTGAATGACACCGTAAAGAGGGTGGAAAATGGTTTCATAAAAGAGACACTGGATAGAAAGTCTATATTTTTAGCCCAAACCCCTCAGATTTTTAAGAGAAAAGACCTTTTGGATGCTTTTGAGAACGCTGTGGCAAAGAGGCATATTTTTACAGATGAATCTTCATTAATGGAATTTCAGGGCACAAATCCTTTTATGATATTGGGAGATACGTCAAATATAAAGGTAACTTACCCAGAAGACCTTCTTTTGGCGGAAAAGGCTGTAGATAATTTTGAACCCTTATGCGATCAAGAAGATGCAATTGAGGAAAAAATATTTAAAAAAGAACTAAATTATTTTGTAGGGATAGGAGAAGATATTCATTCATTTGATAAGGAAAGGCCGCTGTATTTAGGGGGAGTTCTTATACCATTTGATAAAGGGTTGAGGGGACATTCTGATGCTGACGTATTGCTTCATGCCTTAATAGATGCTCTTTTAGGGGCATCTGGTATGGATGACATTGGCACTCTGTTTCCAGACACAGATCCTAAATATCAGGGCATTTCAAGCTTGACATTGTTGCACAACGTGTCTGCCCTTATTCTAAACAAAGGGTTCAAAATACAAAATATTGATATGATAATTTTTGCTGAGAGTCCAAAAATTAGGCCTTATAAAGATGAGATAATTTCTACTATTTCAAACACTTTAAATGTCGACAAAAGAATAGTAAACCTTAAGGGAAAGACTTCTGAGGGTTTGGGATTTGTCGGGAGAGAAGAAGGCATTTGGGCTAAGGCTGTAGTTCTTTTGATAAAAGAGGAGAATGACTGA